The following are from one region of the Gemmatimonadales bacterium genome:
- a CDS encoding phospholipase D-like domain-containing protein produces the protein MTLPEVFPEPAERALQRAFGRAAGSPIIAGNHVDLLIDATAAYPAMLALIARARRRIHLENYIIRNDTAGKEFAEQLIERARAGVRIRLMYDWVGSFSTGRRYWRALRQAGVEVQAFGPLSIADPLLIFARDHRKLLVVDGEHAVAGGLCIGDEWIGDPARGRLPWRDTGIAIRGPAARELDRNFARAWTFNGGSAPDDAAELSGAPVLFGDTQVRVVATEPGRERGYRIIDLLLGVSASRIWVTEAYLSAPQRMYQAFKDAARDGADVRLLLPGSSDLRAVRNLSRIGYRGLLRAGVRIWEWNGPMLHAKTIVADGLWARIGSSNLNPSSLLANWEIDLFVYQAALAEQMEEQFLSDLARSSEVLLRPRRIGTVMGRDVFPALDRQAPSEALLAGHSPSFRERRTRAIVLLGSVVQGARAAIFGPLALVLLIAAALFALFPRPMAWISAALAGLAGTALAVRAIGHRKRG, from the coding sequence GTGACCCTTCCGGAGGTCTTTCCGGAGCCGGCGGAGCGGGCACTTCAGCGGGCATTTGGCCGCGCCGCCGGGTCACCAATCATCGCCGGAAATCATGTCGACCTGCTGATCGACGCGACCGCCGCGTACCCGGCGATGCTCGCGCTGATCGCTCGCGCGCGGCGCCGGATCCATCTCGAGAACTACATCATCCGCAACGACACGGCGGGAAAGGAGTTCGCCGAGCAATTGATCGAGCGCGCCCGCGCCGGCGTGCGAATCCGGTTGATGTACGACTGGGTCGGATCGTTCAGCACCGGTCGCCGCTACTGGCGAGCGCTTCGCCAGGCCGGGGTCGAGGTGCAGGCATTCGGGCCGCTGTCGATCGCCGATCCGCTCCTGATCTTCGCGCGCGATCATCGCAAGCTGCTGGTGGTCGACGGCGAGCACGCCGTGGCGGGGGGATTGTGCATCGGCGATGAGTGGATCGGCGATCCGGCGCGCGGCCGGTTGCCGTGGCGCGACACCGGCATTGCGATCCGTGGCCCGGCGGCCCGCGAGCTCGACCGGAACTTCGCCCGGGCCTGGACCTTCAACGGAGGTAGTGCACCCGACGACGCTGCCGAACTCTCCGGCGCGCCGGTCCTGTTCGGGGACACCCAGGTACGGGTGGTCGCCACCGAACCGGGGCGCGAACGCGGCTACCGGATCATCGATCTCCTCCTTGGGGTGAGCGCGTCGAGGATCTGGGTCACCGAGGCGTACCTCTCGGCACCGCAGCGGATGTATCAGGCGTTCAAGGATGCTGCGCGCGACGGCGCCGACGTCCGCCTGCTGCTGCCGGGGAGCAGCGACTTACGAGCGGTCCGGAACCTCTCCCGGATCGGGTATCGGGGGCTTCTCAGGGCCGGGGTCAGGATCTGGGAATGGAACGGCCCGATGCTGCATGCCAAGACGATCGTGGCTGATGGGCTCTGGGCGCGGATCGGGTCGAGCAATCTCAATCCCTCCTCACTGCTTGCCAACTGGGAGATCGACCTCTTCGTCTATCAGGCGGCGCTGGCCGAACAAATGGAGGAGCAGTTCCTCTCCGACCTGGCCCGGTCGAGTGAAGTCCTCCTCCGCCCCCGCCGGATCGGGACCGTGATGGGGCGGGACGTCTTCCCGGCGCTGGACCGGCAGGCTCCGTCGGAAGCCCTGTTGGCCGGACATTCTCCGTCATTCCGCGAGCGCCGGACCCGGGCAATCGTCCTGCTGGGGAGCGTGGTGCAAGGGGCCCGGGCGGCTATCTTCGGGCCGTTGGCGCTGGTACTTCTCATTGCCGCGGCCCTCTTTGCCCTTTTCCCCCGGCCGATGGCGTGGATTTCGGCAGCTCTGGCCGGGCTCGCCGGGACGGCTCTGGCGGTCCGGGCGATCGGCCATAGAAAGCGCGGATGA
- a CDS encoding DUF1801 domain-containing protein: MAEAKTRPAVENVMSYLRKIDDKQRRSDCAELVKLFTGVVKTEPLMWGSDIVGFGSYTMTYADGRELDWPLTGFSPRKAAIVLYIPGLRNHGPAIRKLGKCKASGGCLHVKALADVDRAGLKALVATAVKEKRAKK; encoded by the coding sequence ATGGCAGAGGCAAAGACACGCCCGGCCGTCGAGAATGTGATGTCGTACCTCAGGAAGATCGACGACAAGCAGCGCCGCAGCGACTGCGCCGAACTGGTGAAGCTGTTCACTGGCGTGGTGAAAACCGAACCACTGATGTGGGGAAGCGACATCGTCGGGTTTGGGAGTTACACAATGACATACGCCGACGGGCGCGAGCTCGACTGGCCGCTCACCGGCTTCTCTCCGCGGAAAGCGGCGATCGTGCTGTATATCCCCGGGCTCCGGAACCATGGCCCCGCGATCAGGAAACTCGGCAAGTGCAAGGCGAGCGGCGGATGCCTGCACGTCAAGGCGCTTGCCGACGTCGACCGCGCGGGATTGAAAGCGTTGGTGGCCACGGCGGTAAAGGAGAAGCGGGCGAAGAAGTAG
- a CDS encoding pitrilysin family protein, with translation MRQTPIVLALALASALPPALAAQGPRKQAHIPVTAYQLANGLTVLLSEDHTTPVVAVDVEHHVGSKNEETGRTGFAHLFEHVMFTGSGHVPYGTHDKFTEGVGGSNNGSTNNDKTNFYESVPANYLETELWLESDRMGWLLDALDINKLNAQRDIVKNERRQSYDNRPYGRVDEIMNSQMYPAGHPYYWPVIGSMTDLTAASEADVKSFYNKWYAPNNAVLVIAGDFNPAQAKAWVQKYFGPIPRGPAITRPVVPAAHLDAPKRFVYEDNVSLPELFIKWPGVGVRSADRAALSVMGSIISGDRTQWLTQEFVYRRKWASSISLRPDMDENAGTMDLSVVPIPGTDLTKLESAIDSVINRFKAEGPTAEQMKKATAGSEYASYSQLQSMLGKAVTLASGWIYHDDPSWYAKNITDLLAVTPADVKRVANEYLGPNRIVLSAVPMGKRDLASHAAESTPITSPFASKQEVGQ, from the coding sequence GTGAGACAAACGCCCATCGTCCTCGCGCTGGCGCTCGCGTCGGCACTTCCGCCGGCACTCGCCGCCCAGGGACCCAGAAAACAGGCCCACATCCCGGTCACCGCGTACCAGCTTGCCAACGGGCTGACGGTGCTCCTCTCGGAGGATCACACCACGCCGGTCGTCGCCGTCGACGTCGAGCATCACGTCGGCTCGAAGAACGAGGAGACTGGGCGCACCGGCTTCGCGCACCTCTTCGAGCACGTGATGTTCACCGGCTCGGGACACGTGCCGTACGGGACGCACGACAAGTTCACCGAGGGGGTCGGCGGCTCGAACAACGGGTCGACCAACAACGACAAGACCAACTTCTACGAGTCGGTCCCGGCCAACTACCTCGAAACCGAACTCTGGCTCGAGTCCGATCGGATGGGATGGCTTCTCGACGCGCTCGACATCAACAAACTCAACGCGCAACGCGACATCGTGAAGAACGAACGCCGCCAGAGCTACGACAATCGTCCGTACGGTCGCGTCGATGAGATCATGAACTCGCAGATGTATCCGGCGGGTCATCCATACTACTGGCCGGTGATCGGATCGATGACCGACCTCACCGCGGCTTCGGAAGCCGACGTGAAGTCCTTCTACAACAAATGGTACGCGCCGAACAACGCCGTGCTCGTGATCGCCGGCGATTTCAACCCGGCGCAGGCGAAGGCGTGGGTTCAGAAATACTTCGGTCCGATCCCGCGCGGCCCCGCGATCACGCGCCCGGTCGTGCCCGCGGCGCATCTCGATGCGCCGAAGCGCTTCGTTTACGAAGACAACGTGTCGCTCCCCGAGCTCTTCATCAAGTGGCCGGGCGTCGGCGTCCGCTCCGCCGATCGGGCGGCGCTCAGCGTCATGGGTTCGATCATCAGTGGCGATCGGACCCAGTGGCTCACGCAGGAGTTCGTCTACAGGCGGAAGTGGGCGTCGTCGATCTCGCTCCGCCCCGACATGGACGAAAACGCCGGTACCATGGATCTCTCTGTGGTGCCGATTCCGGGGACTGACCTCACCAAGCTCGAGAGCGCGATCGATTCGGTGATCAATCGCTTCAAGGCCGAAGGCCCCACGGCGGAGCAGATGAAGAAGGCGACCGCCGGGAGTGAGTACGCGTCGTATTCGCAGTTGCAGTCGATGCTCGGCAAGGCGGTGACGCTGGCGAGCGGCTGGATCTATCACGACGATCCATCGTGGTATGCGAAGAACATCACTGATCTCCTCGCCGTCACCCCGGCCGACGTGAAGCGCGTTGCCAACGAATACCTCGGTCCCAACCGGATCGTCCTCTCCGCCGTCCCGATGGGGAAGCGCGACCTCGCGTCGCACGCCGCCGAGTCGACGCCGATTACTTCGCCGTTCGCTTCGAAGCAGGAGGTGGGACAGTGA
- a CDS encoding efflux RND transporter periplasmic adaptor subunit, with the protein MKFSHRIALVLPLALAAACHKEAPAPVYQAIPVGRRDIIVTAQASGAINPDTTVQVKSKASGEILDIKVSTGDLVKHGTLIVQVDPRIPQNDVAQAQAALQVDSATLANSQAQFNREKQMLAAKAVTQQEYESAQLAVSVANAAVIRDQISLENAKISLGDTQVLAPITGTVIEEAVQRGTVISSPTNSASGGTVILTMADLSLVQVKTWVDETDVGKLHPGQQANVIVAAYPNRPFKGEVLKIEPQGDTIQNVTMFPVDIRIDNRDNLLKPGMNADVTVAVGQRLGVLAVPVPALRTDKDVYSAGSVLGINQTDLQKMLGDAKKTFDDQMAQHSDSVPQAALPGPDSSAGAADAGAGAGSGRRGRRSGAAGDSTGGMGMGRRGNRGGDSTGGHGGRRGGNGGGNGGGNAESAGGNGGNGGNGGGNGGGFGGAGGGRRGGGRGGRAGGGIDYSLGGRYIVFVMKNGKPAPVYVQTGLTDLDYSEVKVGLAQGDSVLLLPSASLVQSQQQLQQRMSANAGLPGQTRPTSNAPAGGRGGAATPAGGSAGGGGGGRSGGGGGGGGGRGGR; encoded by the coding sequence GTGAAGTTCTCGCATCGCATCGCGCTCGTCCTTCCCCTCGCCCTCGCCGCCGCCTGCCACAAGGAGGCGCCGGCACCAGTCTACCAGGCGATACCCGTCGGGCGGCGGGACATCATCGTGACGGCACAGGCGTCGGGCGCCATCAACCCCGACACCACGGTTCAGGTCAAGTCGAAGGCGTCGGGTGAAATCCTCGACATCAAGGTGTCGACCGGCGACCTGGTCAAGCACGGCACGCTGATCGTCCAGGTCGATCCGCGCATCCCGCAGAACGACGTGGCGCAAGCCCAGGCGGCGCTGCAGGTCGACAGCGCGACACTGGCCAACTCGCAGGCCCAGTTCAATCGCGAGAAGCAGATGCTCGCCGCGAAAGCCGTGACACAACAGGAATACGAATCGGCCCAGCTCGCCGTCTCGGTGGCCAACGCCGCCGTGATCCGCGACCAGATCTCGCTCGAGAATGCCAAGATCTCGCTCGGCGACACGCAGGTGCTCGCGCCGATCACCGGGACCGTGATCGAGGAAGCGGTGCAGCGCGGCACGGTGATCTCATCACCGACCAACAGCGCCAGCGGCGGCACGGTGATCCTCACGATGGCCGACCTCTCGCTGGTCCAGGTGAAGACCTGGGTCGACGAGACTGACGTCGGCAAGCTGCACCCGGGCCAGCAGGCGAATGTCATCGTGGCGGCGTACCCCAACCGTCCGTTCAAGGGCGAGGTGCTCAAGATCGAGCCGCAGGGCGACACCATCCAGAACGTGACGATGTTCCCGGTTGATATCCGGATCGACAACCGCGACAACCTGCTCAAGCCCGGGATGAACGCCGACGTGACCGTCGCCGTGGGCCAGCGCCTCGGCGTCCTGGCCGTGCCGGTGCCGGCGCTCCGGACCGACAAGGATGTATACAGCGCGGGGAGCGTGCTGGGGATCAACCAGACCGACCTGCAGAAGATGCTGGGCGACGCGAAGAAGACCTTCGATGATCAGATGGCGCAGCATTCCGACTCGGTGCCGCAGGCGGCGCTCCCCGGTCCCGACAGCTCGGCCGGTGCAGCCGATGCCGGCGCTGGTGCGGGGAGCGGGCGTCGTGGCCGCCGCAGCGGCGCGGCCGGCGACAGCACTGGCGGCATGGGAATGGGTCGCCGCGGAAACCGCGGCGGCGACAGCACCGGTGGCCATGGCGGCCGGCGCGGCGGTAACGGTGGTGGCAACGGCGGCGGAAACGCCGAGTCGGCGGGCGGCAACGGCGGCAATGGCGGCAATGGCGGAGGTAACGGCGGCGGATTTGGTGGTGCTGGTGGTGGTCGGCGCGGTGGCGGTCGAGGTGGCCGTGCTGGCGGTGGCATCGATTACTCGCTTGGCGGGCGCTACATCGTCTTCGTCATGAAGAACGGGAAGCCGGCGCCGGTCTACGTGCAGACGGGCCTGACCGACCTCGACTATTCCGAGGTGAAGGTCGGACTGGCGCAGGGGGATTCGGTCCTCCTCCTTCCGAGCGCGTCGTTGGTGCAGAGCCAGCAGCAGCTGCAGCAGCGGATGAGCGCCAACGCAGGGCTCCCGGGTCAGACTCGTCCGACCAGCAATGCGCCGGCCGGCGGGCGCGGCGGTGCGGCAACGCCGGCGGGTGGTAGTGCGGGCGGCGGCGGTGGTGGACGCAGCGGCGGCGGCGGCGGCGGCGGTGGTGGGCGAGGCGGTCGCTGA
- a CDS encoding ABC transporter ATP-binding protein — translation MARSDIKTTDERMAALPAGVPRDAVIVTRNLQREYIMGTERVHALQGVDMTIRRNEFVAIMGPSGSGKSTMMNLIGCLDTPSVGEYWLNGHRVSELGDDALARIRNKEIGFVFQTFNLLPRATALANVELPLVYAGTGSKARHEKARAALIAVGLGERMDHRPNELSGGQRQRVAVARALVNDPSILLADEPTGNLDSATSEEIMSLFKRLHAEGQTVILVTHEPDIAAHAHRQIVLKDGKVARDSAAEAVQ, via the coding sequence ATGGCGCGCTCGGATATCAAGACCACCGACGAACGGATGGCGGCGCTCCCGGCCGGTGTGCCCCGTGACGCCGTCATCGTGACGCGCAATCTCCAGCGCGAATACATCATGGGCACCGAACGCGTCCACGCGCTCCAGGGTGTCGACATGACGATTCGCCGCAACGAGTTCGTCGCGATCATGGGACCGTCCGGTTCGGGGAAGTCGACGATGATGAATCTCATCGGCTGCCTCGACACGCCAAGCGTGGGCGAATACTGGCTCAATGGACATCGCGTCAGCGAACTCGGCGACGATGCGCTGGCCAGGATCCGCAACAAGGAAATCGGCTTCGTCTTCCAGACATTCAACCTGCTGCCGCGCGCCACGGCGCTCGCCAACGTGGAATTGCCCCTCGTCTACGCGGGCACCGGCAGCAAGGCGCGTCATGAGAAGGCGCGTGCCGCGCTGATCGCGGTCGGCCTCGGCGAGCGCATGGATCACCGACCGAATGAACTCTCCGGTGGCCAGCGCCAGCGCGTCGCGGTTGCGCGCGCGCTGGTCAACGATCCCTCGATTCTCCTCGCCGACGAACCGACCGGCAATCTCGACTCGGCAACGTCGGAAGAAATCATGAGCCTGTTCAAGCGGCTGCATGCGGAAGGCCAGACCGTCATTCTGGTCACGCACGAACCCGACATTGCCGCGCACGCGCACCGTCAGATCGTACTCAAGGATGGCAAGGTCGCTCGCGACTCTGCCGCGGAGGCTGTCCAGTGA
- a CDS encoding HD domain-containing protein: MSTSPWNRARAEELMHAWTASPALRAHMLSVALVMEQMAPRYGADPEWWGTVGLLHDFDYERFPNDARAADQEHPTEGVRHLRAEGFPEDGCAAILGHAEFTGTPRETDLAKVLFAVDELSGFVVACARVRPGKTLAGLEPPSVLKKLKDKAFARGVSRDDVRNGAEALGVPLDQLIADVVAALLPHQAALGLGEG; the protein is encoded by the coding sequence ATGTCGACATCCCCATGGAATCGCGCTCGCGCCGAGGAATTGATGCACGCCTGGACGGCGTCGCCGGCACTCCGGGCCCACATGCTCTCCGTCGCCCTGGTGATGGAGCAGATGGCACCGCGCTACGGCGCGGATCCGGAATGGTGGGGAACAGTCGGCCTGCTGCACGACTTCGACTACGAACGCTTTCCGAATGATGCCCGCGCGGCCGACCAGGAGCACCCCACCGAAGGGGTCCGCCACCTTCGAGCCGAAGGGTTCCCCGAAGACGGATGCGCGGCGATCCTCGGACATGCCGAGTTCACCGGAACGCCGCGTGAAACCGATCTGGCCAAGGTCCTCTTTGCCGTCGACGAACTGAGCGGATTCGTGGTCGCCTGCGCCCGCGTCCGTCCGGGGAAGACCCTCGCCGGCCTCGAGCCGCCATCGGTGCTCAAGAAGCTGAAGGACAAGGCGTTTGCGCGAGGCGTCAGTCGTGATGACGTGCGGAACGGTGCCGAGGCGCTCGGAGTGCCGCTCGACCAGCTGATCGCCGACGTCGTCGCTGCACTCCTCCCGCACCAGGCCGCCCTCGGTCTGGGCGAAGGGTGA
- a CDS encoding ABC transporter permease has product MLIGETVRVAFGSIRANKLRAALTMLGVIIGVAAVITVVAMGSGAQKAVQDRINALGANLVTINPGMGRGVGGVASADRAAMHVADADSLRTEATTLDAVVPELSRNQQVVYLNNNINTSIVGTTANYVSAHNYTITYGRNFTDGDDASRQRYAVVGSDVPKLLNANPAAVVGQSIAIRQIPFEIIGVLSSKGSQGFQNPDEQILIPLSTARFRVFGNDLLRSISVIVNTKVPLERGMVDIERILRKQHKIRPGQDDNFQIRSPKDILATQQQTAETFSTLLLSIAAVSLLVGGIGIMNIMLVSVTERTKEIGIRKALGATRFTIMAQFLVEALVLCVSGGTLGIIIGVGASIFVSKQYGTTTVISPVAIASSFVFSGLVGLFFGLWPARRAASLDPIAALRYE; this is encoded by the coding sequence ATGCTGATCGGCGAAACGGTCCGCGTCGCCTTCGGGAGCATCCGCGCGAACAAGCTTCGCGCGGCGCTCACCATGCTCGGCGTGATCATCGGTGTCGCCGCGGTGATCACCGTGGTGGCGATGGGGAGCGGGGCGCAGAAAGCGGTGCAGGACCGGATCAACGCGCTGGGCGCCAATCTCGTCACCATCAATCCCGGCATGGGACGCGGTGTCGGCGGGGTCGCCTCGGCTGACCGGGCCGCGATGCACGTCGCTGACGCCGATTCGCTCCGCACCGAAGCGACGACGCTCGACGCCGTCGTCCCCGAGCTCTCGCGCAACCAGCAGGTGGTCTACCTCAACAACAACATCAACACGAGCATCGTGGGGACCACCGCCAACTACGTCTCGGCGCACAACTACACCATCACCTACGGGCGCAACTTCACCGACGGTGACGATGCGTCGCGTCAGCGATATGCGGTTGTCGGCTCCGACGTGCCGAAGCTCCTCAACGCCAACCCGGCGGCGGTCGTGGGACAGTCGATCGCAATCCGGCAGATCCCGTTCGAGATCATCGGCGTCCTGTCGTCGAAGGGATCGCAGGGATTCCAGAACCCCGATGAGCAGATCCTGATTCCGCTCAGCACGGCCCGCTTCCGCGTCTTCGGCAACGACCTGCTGCGCTCGATCTCGGTGATCGTCAACACCAAGGTGCCGCTCGAGCGCGGCATGGTCGACATCGAACGGATCCTCCGCAAGCAGCACAAGATCCGCCCCGGGCAGGACGACAATTTCCAGATCCGGTCGCCGAAGGACATCCTGGCGACGCAGCAGCAGACGGCGGAAACGTTCTCGACGCTGCTCCTGTCGATTGCAGCGGTGTCGCTCCTGGTTGGTGGCATCGGCATCATGAACATCATGCTCGTGTCGGTCACCGAGCGGACCAAGGAAATCGGCATCCGCAAGGCGCTCGGCGCCACGCGCTTCACCATCATGGCGCAGTTCCTGGTGGAGGCGCTGGTCCTCTGCGTCTCGGGTGGAACGCTGGGGATCATCATCGGTGTGGGAGCGTCGATCTTCGTGAGCAAGCAGTACGGCACCACGACGGTGATCTCGCCGGTGGCGATCGCCAGCTCGTTCGTCTTCTCCGGGCTGGTGGGATTGTTCTTCGGGCTCTGGCCGGCGCGCCGTGCCGCGAGCCTCGATCCGATCGCGGCGCTGCGCTACGAGTAG
- a CDS encoding TolC family protein: protein MVRTEVLMSAAIAALVFANPAHAQQPQPPVKTVTLDEAIRMSEQSQPSIIAAQGLIDVDQATIRARKGAFLPSLSVSSSGSRAFSQGPSRSDPSTGQIISGNRTSQSVSMNASSSLTLFDGFRRSHDLATARANETSAIASLISTKAENALTVTTAYFAVLAAEQLARVDSASVVSAQAALQVATAKLASGAAARSDSLSAVVTLANAQLSLLQSQVQQVQAEANLGHLVGMDGRVGAVDDSTYYRNMTALDTAAIRAEAVTASPSIRSFTANAAAARTALASSRSAYWPTLSLSAGLGYAGNNADSNYTLRGSRNVNLSLSWPIFNGFTRELNIESAAIQADNANAQLADEERLIQASITQQYAALASAQAQLAVAQTSVDAATENLRVVSVRYQVGTAATIVDVDQAQQQLTQAEVSMVQARFTYLQAKAQLDALVGRRL from the coding sequence GTGGTCCGCACTGAAGTCCTCATGAGCGCCGCGATTGCGGCGCTTGTTTTCGCCAACCCCGCGCACGCGCAACAGCCGCAGCCGCCCGTCAAGACCGTCACTCTCGATGAAGCGATCCGGATGTCGGAGCAGTCGCAGCCGTCGATCATCGCGGCGCAGGGACTGATCGACGTCGACCAGGCGACGATACGGGCGCGCAAGGGCGCGTTCCTGCCGTCGTTGTCGGTGTCGTCGAGCGGGAGCCGGGCGTTCTCCCAGGGTCCGTCGCGTTCGGATCCCTCCACCGGACAGATCATCAGCGGCAACCGTACCAGTCAATCGGTGTCGATGAATGCCAGTTCGTCGCTCACGCTCTTCGACGGATTCCGCCGTAGCCACGATCTCGCCACGGCCCGCGCCAACGAGACATCAGCCATTGCCTCGCTGATCAGCACCAAGGCCGAGAATGCGCTGACGGTCACGACGGCGTACTTCGCGGTCCTCGCCGCCGAGCAACTGGCGCGCGTTGATTCGGCGAGCGTCGTCAGCGCGCAGGCGGCGCTGCAGGTCGCCACGGCGAAACTCGCCAGCGGCGCTGCCGCACGGTCCGACTCGCTCAGTGCGGTCGTGACACTCGCCAACGCGCAGCTGTCGCTGCTCCAGTCGCAGGTGCAGCAGGTGCAGGCCGAAGCGAACCTGGGCCACCTCGTCGGGATGGACGGGCGCGTCGGCGCGGTGGACGATTCGACCTACTATCGCAACATGACGGCGCTCGACACCGCGGCGATCCGCGCGGAGGCGGTCACGGCGTCCCCCTCGATCCGGTCCTTCACCGCCAACGCGGCCGCCGCGCGCACCGCGTTGGCGTCGAGCAGGAGCGCCTACTGGCCGACGCTGTCGCTCAGCGCCGGACTCGGCTACGCCGGCAACAACGCCGACTCCAACTACACCCTGCGCGGCAGCCGCAACGTCAACCTCTCGCTGAGCTGGCCGATCTTCAACGGCTTCACGCGCGAATTGAACATCGAGTCGGCGGCGATCCAGGCCGACAACGCCAACGCGCAGCTCGCGGACGAGGAGCGCCTGATCCAGGCGTCGATCACGCAGCAGTACGCGGCGCTGGCCAGTGCGCAGGCGCAGCTCGCGGTGGCCCAGACCTCCGTTGACGCAGCGACCGAGAATCTGCGCGTCGTGTCGGTGCGCTACCAGGTGGGAACGGCGGCCACGATCGTCGACGTTGACCAGGCGCAGCAGCAGCTCACACAGGCGGAAGTCAGCATGGTGCAGGCACGGTTCACGTACCTGCAGGCGAAGGCGCAACTGGATGCGCTCGTGGGACGGAGGCTCTGA
- a CDS encoding sigma-70 family RNA polymerase sigma factor, with amino-acid sequence MTGVDEAALAARAGRGDAEAFGALIEIHQAMARRVAYAILEDREDADDAAQEGFLSAWKAIGRYDPQKAFRPWLMQIVVNAARDLRRRRRVRAAEPLDSVSAAAREDPGKHVRNLDLGERLRAALATLPERQRLAVVLFDAEGYAQAEIAAMLGIPEGTVKSDVFHGRRALRRVLSTVKEEWNE; translated from the coding sequence ATGACGGGCGTAGATGAAGCGGCGCTGGCGGCCCGGGCGGGGCGAGGCGATGCCGAGGCCTTCGGAGCCCTGATCGAAATCCATCAGGCGATGGCACGGCGAGTGGCCTATGCAATCCTCGAGGACCGGGAGGATGCCGACGACGCAGCCCAGGAGGGATTCCTCTCCGCCTGGAAAGCGATCGGCCGCTACGATCCTCAGAAGGCGTTCCGGCCGTGGTTGATGCAGATTGTGGTGAATGCGGCGCGGGACCTGCGGCGAAGGCGGCGGGTCCGGGCGGCTGAGCCGCTCGACTCGGTCTCGGCGGCCGCCCGGGAAGACCCGGGGAAGCATGTGAGGAACCTCGATCTGGGGGAGCGTTTGCGGGCCGCGCTCGCTACCCTCCCGGAGCGGCAACGGCTGGCGGTCGTGCTGTTTGATGCGGAAGGGTATGCGCAGGCCGAGATCGCTGCGATGCTCGGCATTCCGGAGGGAACGGTCAAGTCGGATGTATTTCATGGAAGGCGCGCGCTGCGTCGCGTGCTTAGCACGGTGAAGGAGGAATGGAATGAGTGA